One segment of Streptomyces sp. NBC_00102 DNA contains the following:
- a CDS encoding ABC transporter ATP-binding protein has product MTTTQADTATEEPHIRRRRGRRTRQQKSVIPEYSVSAERHDGALDASWTTIARRLPRLSSIVIRLAWTADPRACTLLCLLLLVSGTVTAIGLYATTGALTPLLAAGPTTDRLHQALPSLITVSAAASVRSLTAALTIATTARIGPRVDGTAEIRYLEAATHAPLTAYDDPAWCDHSEAANRAAKDAHLMTEALATVTTALLGLLAAAGILTHLHPALLPLLLLAVVPRGWAAVQAARAAYLTDRHTLGDRRLRHSLMFHTAGRDSALEVRANTMRPWLLDRFRTITTRLEVAAAQVGRTHARYQLLGDAAAGTATGGVYAALLWLTATGHIPPAAAGTAFIAVQTSQRLLTGLVQGANTTYKTGLYMDDWNTFLTDTTARTPLPDQPRPAPANPKTVEAHHVTFRYPGSELPALQDIDVRVRQGEVLAIVGANGSGKSTLAKLLAGLYTPTTGTVTWDDTDLTHIAPEQIWHRLAMLPQDFVRWPVTARENITLGQGPGDDTTINTAAHAAGASAVLDTLPDGLDTNLAPSWWGGRDLSGGQWQRIAAARAFYRDAPVLICDEPTSALDPLAEEAVYERIRTLSAGRTVILITHRLGSTRSADRIIVLDGGRLIEEGTHDALLQHDGQYANMWRTQAKTYGDQVV; this is encoded by the coding sequence GTGACGACAACTCAGGCGGACACCGCCACCGAAGAACCCCACATCCGCCGCCGGCGCGGCCGACGAACCCGGCAGCAAAAGTCCGTCATCCCCGAATACAGCGTCAGCGCCGAACGCCACGACGGGGCACTGGACGCCTCCTGGACGACCATCGCACGCCGCCTGCCCCGCCTCTCCTCCATCGTCATCCGCCTCGCCTGGACCGCCGACCCCCGCGCCTGCACCCTGCTCTGCCTGCTCCTGCTCGTCTCCGGCACCGTCACCGCCATCGGCCTCTACGCCACCACCGGCGCCCTGACACCCCTGCTGGCCGCCGGACCCACCACCGACCGACTGCACCAAGCACTGCCCTCGCTGATCACCGTCAGCGCCGCCGCATCCGTACGCTCCCTGACCGCCGCGCTCACCATCGCCACCACCGCCCGCATCGGACCCCGCGTCGACGGCACCGCCGAAATCCGCTACCTCGAAGCCGCCACCCACGCCCCGCTCACCGCATACGACGACCCCGCCTGGTGCGACCACAGCGAAGCCGCCAACCGCGCCGCCAAAGACGCCCACCTCATGACCGAAGCGCTCGCCACCGTCACCACCGCCCTCCTCGGCCTCCTCGCCGCCGCCGGCATCCTCACCCACCTCCACCCCGCACTCCTGCCCCTTCTGCTCCTCGCCGTCGTCCCCCGCGGCTGGGCAGCCGTCCAGGCCGCCCGCGCCGCCTACCTCACCGACCGCCACACCCTGGGAGACCGGCGACTGCGCCACTCCCTGATGTTCCACACGGCCGGACGCGACAGCGCCCTGGAAGTCCGCGCCAACACCATGCGCCCCTGGCTGCTGGACCGCTTCCGTACCATCACCACCCGGCTCGAAGTAGCCGCCGCCCAGGTCGGCCGCACCCACGCCCGCTACCAGCTCCTCGGCGACGCCGCCGCCGGCACCGCCACCGGCGGCGTCTACGCCGCGCTGCTGTGGCTGACCGCCACCGGACACATCCCGCCCGCCGCCGCCGGCACCGCGTTCATCGCCGTCCAGACCAGCCAGCGCCTCCTCACCGGCCTCGTCCAAGGCGCCAACACCACCTACAAAACCGGGCTGTACATGGACGACTGGAACACCTTCCTCACCGACACCACCGCCCGCACCCCCCTCCCCGACCAGCCCCGGCCCGCCCCCGCCAACCCGAAGACCGTCGAAGCCCACCACGTCACCTTCCGCTACCCCGGCAGCGAACTCCCCGCCCTCCAGGACATCGACGTCCGCGTCCGCCAGGGCGAAGTGCTGGCCATCGTCGGCGCCAACGGCTCCGGCAAGTCGACCCTCGCCAAACTCCTAGCCGGGCTCTACACACCCACCACCGGCACCGTCACCTGGGACGACACCGACCTGACCCACATTGCCCCCGAACAGATCTGGCACCGGCTCGCGATGCTGCCCCAGGACTTCGTCCGCTGGCCCGTCACCGCCCGCGAGAACATCACCCTCGGCCAAGGCCCAGGAGACGACACCACCATCAACACCGCCGCCCACGCAGCCGGCGCCAGCGCCGTACTGGACACCCTCCCCGACGGCCTCGACACCAACCTCGCCCCCTCCTGGTGGGGAGGCCGCGACCTCTCCGGCGGACAATGGCAACGCATCGCCGCAGCCCGCGCCTTCTACCGCGACGCCCCCGTCCTCATCTGCGACGAACCCACCTCAGCTCTCGACCCACTCGCCGAAGAAGCCGTCTACGAACGCATCCGCACCCTCAGCGCGGGCCGCACCGTCATCCTCATCACCCACCGCCTCGGATCCACCCGCAGCGCAGACCGGATCATCGTCCTCGACGGCGGACGCCTGATCGAAGAAGGCACCCACGATGCCCTCCTTCAGCATGACGGGCAGTACGCGAACATGTGGCGCACCCAGGCCAAAACGTACGGCGACCAGGTCGTGTAG
- a CDS encoding albusnodin/ikarugamycin family macrolactam cyclase: MVRFVAGKFTASTESSSAGVRPRAGTEILNRPRTRAWAIGHGAGETEAWAASDGTDALLVTAGHCLAGQAEQRAALAAARAGDLGPAVRLPGAHLSLMWADGELRVAGDRAGVIPVYWLRHDGVLWWSTAAAALAALAGTGANLPVLLADLTLTGVDTQSGQAHFEGVRRVPPGHTLILRDNAEPHIAPVNEPNPHSFEQGVRRLRAALTLAVERRAQAYERITADLSGGMDSTTVACLAARNRPVLAVTYTDAHLADDDDLLYARRVAAETGGITHQVIDARHTGVAQFDGLADPAELPFTDTPSLALGMLAVKEAQLAPVAAYGTQAHLTGRGGDNVLATEHSHYVDQFLARGRLPALRGAASYARAQRVAPWRVWRQLGLTAATAYPRALEHLAGTISGPDPLVAQRAARWQNLAWCSVTSAAGWLTPAGRRLVAGLAEQRAQAADPHATPAALHDRQALEFMGASHTMFDSIARQKWGIPIHAPFLDTAVVDACLNIPSYQRVREGEYKPLAQAAFTGLVPDFLLRRQTKTAFTTSLYTGLAANAPVLRRIITTSHLAQAGLINTQRATADLDTAIAGAPAPLADLHTLLVTELWLARLPTTTVTATWWQPDTDRSSSCG; the protein is encoded by the coding sequence ATGGTGCGCTTCGTCGCCGGGAAGTTCACAGCCAGCACCGAATCCAGCAGCGCCGGGGTCCGGCCGCGCGCCGGCACCGAGATACTCAACCGCCCCCGGACCCGGGCGTGGGCGATCGGCCACGGCGCTGGGGAGACAGAAGCCTGGGCGGCGTCGGACGGCACCGATGCCTTGCTCGTGACGGCCGGGCACTGCCTGGCCGGCCAGGCCGAACAACGTGCGGCCCTGGCCGCGGCACGCGCCGGAGATCTCGGGCCCGCCGTGCGACTGCCGGGCGCCCACCTGTCTCTCATGTGGGCCGACGGCGAGCTCCGGGTGGCCGGAGACCGCGCGGGCGTGATCCCGGTGTACTGGCTCCGCCACGACGGCGTGCTCTGGTGGTCCACGGCGGCCGCCGCACTGGCCGCTCTGGCCGGGACCGGAGCGAACCTGCCGGTCCTGCTGGCCGACCTGACTCTGACGGGCGTGGACACCCAGTCCGGCCAAGCCCACTTCGAAGGGGTGCGGCGCGTGCCGCCGGGGCACACCCTGATCCTGCGCGACAACGCCGAACCGCACATCGCGCCCGTCAACGAACCGAACCCCCATTCCTTCGAGCAAGGTGTGCGGCGGCTGCGCGCCGCCCTCACCCTTGCGGTCGAGCGGCGCGCGCAGGCGTACGAGCGGATCACCGCCGACCTCTCCGGGGGAATGGACAGCACGACGGTCGCCTGCCTGGCCGCACGCAACCGTCCCGTCCTGGCCGTCACCTACACCGACGCCCACCTCGCCGACGATGACGATCTGCTCTACGCCCGGCGGGTGGCCGCCGAAACCGGCGGCATCACCCACCAGGTCATCGATGCCCGGCACACCGGGGTGGCGCAGTTCGACGGTCTCGCGGACCCCGCCGAACTGCCATTCACGGACACCCCCTCGCTCGCACTCGGCATGCTGGCCGTCAAGGAAGCCCAGCTGGCGCCCGTCGCCGCCTACGGGACGCAGGCGCACCTGACGGGGCGGGGCGGCGACAACGTCCTTGCGACGGAGCACAGCCACTACGTCGACCAGTTCCTCGCGCGGGGCCGTCTGCCGGCACTGCGCGGCGCCGCTTCCTACGCCCGGGCGCAACGCGTCGCACCCTGGCGGGTGTGGCGCCAGCTGGGGCTCACCGCGGCCACCGCCTACCCCCGGGCCCTGGAACACCTTGCGGGCACGATCAGCGGCCCGGATCCGCTCGTCGCGCAGCGCGCCGCCCGGTGGCAGAACCTCGCGTGGTGCAGCGTGACCTCCGCGGCCGGCTGGCTGACCCCCGCCGGACGCCGCCTCGTGGCCGGACTTGCCGAACAGCGCGCCCAGGCGGCCGATCCGCACGCGACGCCCGCGGCCCTGCACGACCGGCAAGCCCTGGAATTCATGGGCGCCAGCCACACCATGTTCGACTCGATCGCCCGCCAGAAATGGGGCATCCCCATCCACGCCCCGTTCCTGGACACCGCCGTCGTCGACGCCTGCCTGAACATCCCCAGCTACCAACGGGTGCGAGAGGGCGAGTACAAACCCCTGGCCCAAGCGGCCTTCACCGGACTGGTCCCCGACTTCCTGCTGCGCCGCCAGACCAAAACCGCCTTCACCACCAGCCTCTACACCGGACTGGCCGCCAACGCACCCGTCCTACGGCGCATCATCACCACCTCGCACCTCGCACAAGCGGGCCTGATCAACACCCAACGCGCCACAGCCGACCTCGACACCGCCATCGCCGGAGCCCCCGCGCCCCTGGCCGACCTGCACACGCTGCTCGTCACCGAACTGTGGCTCGCCCGCCTCCCCACGACCACCGTCACGGCCACATGGTGGCAGCCCGACACCGACCGGAGCTCTTCATGCGGATGA
- a CDS encoding DEAD/DEAH box helicase, translating to MDLRPLQRQAVDAALRVLEPPDRTLLPERGLRTQVVMATGSGKTLVAARVAEELHAGRVLVLVPSLDLLAQTEAAWREGGRRGPMIGVSSLRGEEVSFPNTTDVDELVEWTRGLDKVTVYATYASLGLGTLERAHAGGLAAWDLIVVDEAHRVSGRIGKPWAVVHDNQKIPSLRRLYMTATPRLWQLGDEDEAGAPGELVASMDDDPEGPFGSRCFTLTLSEAIDRGICARYQVVCVDVTDTALQAAQLLGAESRSAEVRGARLAALQTALVKASAEENFRRTLVFHHVVKEAEAFAAGLPDVAAQLHASDPELYPKTIWADWLCGDHKPLHRRRLLGEFAAGIAADGAVVEKCFLCSVKVLGEGVDTKNCDSVYWADVRGSMPDLVQAVGRALRMQPGEGKVASLVVPVLLGPGETADNMLTSRAFGGLAKLLEALRAHDARIVESLAEQQAPSRYKPVRKDDSSKSTDGSGEGSGGVSAPAKALLKFSTPRDPAALAAFINLRVLNPEHEHWRRGVEAAVIYAREHGDLRVPFTFRVPAADDQEAEAAGWPASLANFPLGQWTADARRFYARGDMDEDRVVQLEKLGMIWSHHDVAWKEGLSAARGWAAEHGHLLAPLDATFQGAKVGIFLKNARAAARKAAENEQRRAEGLPVQSATGALTDERREQLEEIDASWCPSWPVAWQRAFHLVRMHLDAGETLPTEAGVVMRQGEDLGRWVQSVRFGWDQLTTVQQWMCEQVLGIEPATEDEKPPPRRTQADKWAMNYEAARQFYEREGHFQVPRKHVERIGGEGQEEREYRLGSWIGNQRSRAATLSPERMELLSAIGMRWS from the coding sequence ATGGACCTGCGGCCCCTCCAGCGACAGGCCGTCGACGCGGCCCTCCGGGTCCTCGAACCTCCCGACCGAACACTCCTGCCCGAGCGAGGGCTGCGGACTCAGGTCGTCATGGCGACCGGATCCGGTAAGACCCTCGTGGCCGCCCGCGTCGCCGAAGAACTCCACGCGGGCCGCGTGCTGGTGCTCGTGCCCTCGCTGGACCTGCTCGCCCAGACCGAGGCCGCGTGGCGCGAGGGGGGCCGCCGGGGGCCGATGATCGGGGTGTCCTCGCTGCGGGGTGAGGAGGTGTCCTTCCCCAACACCACGGACGTGGACGAGCTGGTGGAGTGGACGCGGGGCCTGGACAAGGTCACCGTGTACGCCACGTACGCCAGCCTCGGACTGGGCACGCTGGAACGGGCGCACGCCGGGGGCCTCGCGGCCTGGGACCTGATCGTCGTGGACGAAGCCCACCGCGTTTCGGGCCGGATCGGGAAGCCGTGGGCCGTCGTCCACGACAACCAGAAGATCCCGTCCCTGCGCCGCCTCTACATGACGGCCACGCCCCGGCTCTGGCAGCTCGGGGACGAGGACGAGGCCGGCGCCCCCGGCGAGCTGGTCGCGAGCATGGACGACGACCCCGAGGGCCCCTTCGGCAGCCGCTGCTTCACCCTGACGCTCTCAGAGGCCATCGACCGGGGCATCTGTGCCCGCTACCAGGTCGTGTGCGTCGACGTCACCGACACCGCGCTCCAGGCCGCGCAGCTCCTGGGCGCGGAGAGCCGGTCGGCAGAGGTCCGCGGGGCCCGGCTCGCCGCGCTCCAGACCGCCCTGGTGAAGGCGTCGGCGGAGGAGAACTTCCGGCGCACGCTCGTCTTCCACCACGTCGTCAAGGAAGCCGAAGCCTTCGCGGCCGGCCTCCCGGACGTCGCCGCGCAGCTGCACGCATCCGACCCGGAGCTGTACCCGAAGACGATCTGGGCGGACTGGCTGTGTGGGGACCACAAGCCGCTCCACCGGCGCCGGCTGCTCGGGGAGTTCGCGGCGGGGATCGCCGCGGACGGCGCCGTGGTGGAGAAGTGCTTCCTGTGCTCGGTGAAGGTCCTGGGCGAGGGCGTCGACACCAAGAATTGCGACTCCGTCTACTGGGCCGACGTACGCGGCTCCATGCCCGACCTCGTCCAAGCCGTGGGACGAGCGCTGCGGATGCAGCCCGGCGAGGGCAAGGTCGCATCGCTCGTCGTGCCGGTGCTGCTCGGGCCGGGCGAGACGGCGGACAACATGCTCACCTCCCGGGCCTTCGGCGGGCTGGCCAAGCTGCTGGAGGCGCTGCGGGCGCACGACGCCAGGATCGTTGAGAGCCTCGCGGAGCAGCAGGCCCCGAGCCGCTACAAGCCCGTCCGCAAGGACGACAGCAGCAAGAGCACGGACGGGAGCGGTGAGGGCTCCGGAGGTGTCAGCGCTCCCGCCAAGGCACTGCTGAAGTTCTCCACGCCGCGCGACCCGGCTGCGCTCGCCGCGTTCATCAACCTGCGGGTCCTCAACCCGGAGCACGAGCACTGGCGGCGCGGCGTGGAGGCCGCCGTCATCTACGCCCGCGAGCACGGCGACCTCCGCGTCCCGTTCACCTTCCGGGTGCCCGCCGCCGACGACCAGGAGGCGGAAGCCGCCGGGTGGCCGGCCTCGCTCGCCAACTTCCCGCTCGGACAGTGGACCGCCGACGCGCGCCGGTTCTACGCCCGCGGCGACATGGACGAGGACCGCGTCGTCCAGCTGGAGAAGCTCGGCATGATCTGGTCGCACCACGACGTCGCGTGGAAGGAGGGCCTGTCCGCCGCGCGCGGGTGGGCTGCCGAACACGGGCACCTTCTGGCCCCGCTCGACGCCACCTTCCAGGGCGCGAAGGTCGGCATCTTCCTGAAGAACGCGCGGGCCGCCGCCCGGAAAGCCGCCGAGAACGAACAGCGGCGTGCCGAGGGGTTGCCGGTGCAGTCGGCGACCGGGGCGCTGACGGACGAGCGGCGCGAGCAGTTGGAGGAGATCGACGCCTCGTGGTGCCCGTCCTGGCCGGTGGCCTGGCAGCGGGCCTTCCACCTCGTGCGGATGCACCTGGACGCCGGTGAGACACTGCCCACCGAGGCGGGCGTCGTCATGCGCCAGGGCGAGGATCTCGGGCGGTGGGTGCAGTCGGTTCGGTTCGGGTGGGACCAGCTGACGACCGTGCAGCAGTGGATGTGCGAGCAGGTCCTCGGGATCGAGCCCGCCACCGAGGACGAGAAGCCGCCGCCGCGTCGTACGCAGGCCGACAAGTGGGCGATGAACTACGAGGCCGCCCGCCAGTTCTACGAGCGTGAGGGGCACTTCCAGGTCCCCAGGAAGCATGTCGAGCGGATCGGTGGCGAGGGCCAGGAGGAGCGGGAGTACAGGCTGGGCTCCTGGATCGGGAATCAGCGCAGCCGGGCGGCGACCCTGTCCCCGGAGCGGATGGAGCTGCTGTCCGCGATCGGGATGCGGTGGTCCTGA
- a CDS encoding lasso peptide biosynthesis B2 protein, giving the protein MRMTPQLYTAHLPGGSAAVMDTRTGRGRWRHFNTTAAHLWKQLADGIPLDQALDDLTDHFVRQGANRDTVRADLETLAGQLRDTGLLTAHISTPPSPTTPEARPPLPADTPLGVADRIAGLLGLTTALILLRCAPIRISIAVAGALGRTNRPAASGEQADLLFHAVRHSGRFWPGRAACLEESLAAYVAAILRGRRVTWVIGARTAPAAAHAWIEAGGEVVGQDLADRLWPYAPALRV; this is encoded by the coding sequence ATGCGGATGACGCCCCAGCTCTACACAGCCCACCTTCCCGGCGGCAGCGCCGCAGTGATGGACACCCGCACCGGCCGCGGCCGGTGGCGCCACTTCAACACCACCGCCGCCCACCTCTGGAAGCAACTCGCCGATGGGATCCCCCTCGACCAGGCGCTCGACGACCTCACCGACCACTTCGTCCGCCAGGGCGCGAACCGCGACACCGTCCGCGCAGACCTGGAAACCCTCGCAGGCCAGCTCCGGGACACCGGCCTGCTCACCGCCCACATCAGCACCCCGCCCAGCCCGACCACCCCCGAGGCCCGCCCACCACTGCCAGCCGACACCCCGCTGGGGGTCGCCGACCGAATCGCCGGCCTGCTCGGCCTCACCACCGCGCTGATACTGCTGCGCTGCGCCCCCATCCGCATCAGCATCGCCGTCGCCGGCGCTCTCGGCCGGACCAACCGCCCAGCGGCCAGCGGCGAGCAGGCCGACCTCCTCTTTCACGCGGTCCGCCACTCAGGACGGTTCTGGCCGGGACGCGCAGCGTGCCTGGAGGAGTCACTCGCCGCCTACGTCGCGGCGATACTGCGCGGCCGCCGCGTCACCTGGGTGATCGGAGCACGTACCGCTCCCGCCGCCGCACACGCCTGGATCGAGGCGGGCGGTGAAGTGGTCGGGCAGGACCTGGCCGACCGCCTCTGGCCGTACGCACCCGCCCTCCGCGTGTAA